The following nucleotide sequence is from Spartinivicinus poritis.
CGTTTTTTACTCTATCAGCTTGGATACTGATTAACTCAGTTTCTGCATCGGCTCGCCCGTTGAATATTGTTGGTGAGTCATTTCCCCCTTATGAGTTTGAGTACGAGGGTAGGATTGTTGGTATTGATATAGATATTATTAAATATATTTTTGATAAGTTTGGAGTTGAATATACCGTTAGATTAATGCCTTGGAAAAGAGCGTGGCACGAAGTTGAAAACGCTAGAGTAGATGCAATTCTTGGCGCATCGCGTAAAAAAGTTAGAGAGCCTTTTGTCTATTATCCTCAAGAAGATATGTGGAAAAGCAGTTATATATTCTTTTCTAGAGGAAAAATGAGTCAACCGGTTGAAATTGACTATGATACCCCCTTAAAAAATTTAAAGACAATAGGTGTTGTAAGAGGTTATTCTTACCATGACTCATTTTGGCAAAAGTACCCAAATAGAAACGACGGTACGCTAAATCCATTACTAGAAGAAGCAACAGATGTTCAACAGAGTTTTTTGAAACTAGCCAATGGAAGGATAGACTTTTTTATTATTGACAAAACAGTAGGCCATTTTGTTGTTAATGACTTGAAACTAAGGCATAAAGTCACATATTCAACGAAAATTTTATTTGAAAAAGGGTATACCATGCCGTTTGTTAAAAGGTCAGATTATCCAAATATTCGTGCTTTGTCAGTTGCTTTTAATGCAGAGCTATCACAAATGAAAGCCTCAGGGCTGTATGATGAGATAATTAATAAATGGATGAATTGTGAAAAGGTGATTGATTGTATTTGATAGCTGTTACACCTAATGCAAAGAGTGTGTATAAAAAATAAAGAATAATAAATAAAAAATAGGTGAATGTCAGGCAATGTTTGAAGTGCTGTAAACAAAGTTGATTAGCTTATAATACTGTAGTTGTAGTAAGCCAAAGCACGTCGACTATACTATTGTAGGACTTACTTGATTTTAAGGGCTTGCTCGCTAATTTAAAATAAATTTTCATTTCATGCTAGTCTCTTTACCAATGGCAGTGGTCATGAGTAGCCGCTCGATCTAAGCACAGATCAGATCAAGAATAGATTTTACAATACCAATCATGTTGTATTGACAGGTATTGGTCTTAGCTCATCATCTGATAATGCTTCGGGGATTACTGGTGCGGTTGGCTGGATTGACTAAACAACCAATAGTAGCTTAGCTGTAGACCCGATCATTATCTGGACATAAAATGAACCCTTCACTATACCAGTTGAAGGGTTATATCTAATATGGAAAATCATCATACTGTTTTAATCACAGGTGCTAATCGTGGTTTGGGGCTGGAAGCTGTCAAGCAATACGCAAGTGCTGGCTGGCAGGTAATAGCCACTTGTCGTACACCAAAAACTGCAACAGAACTGGGCCAGTTGGCGCAAGAAAATCCATCAGTCAGTGTCTATCAGTTGGATATAAATGACCTTGAGTCAATCACTTTATTGGCCAAACAGCTTGATCAGCAAGCCATTGATCTGCTGTGGTGTAATGCCGGTGTTTATGGGCCTAAAGGGATCGGTTTGGGGGAAATAACAGCAGATACTTGGATGGATACGTTGAAAACCAACACAGTTGCACCTTTGTTATTGGTACAGCAGTTTTTGCCTCATATCCGTCGTAGTCAACTGAAAACCATTGCATTAATGACCAGCAAAATGGGGAGTATGGAGGATAATACCAGTGGTGGCAGCTATATTTATCGAAGCTCTAAAGCAGGGTTGAATGCGGTAGGTAAAAGCTTAGCGGAAGACCTGCGCAGTGAAAGTATTAAGGTTGCGTTGTTGCACCCAGGCTGGGTAAAAACTGATATGGGTGGGCCTAGTGCACTGATTGATGTGACTACTTCAATTAGTGGATTACGCCAAGTGATTAAGTCATTAACCCTGGAAAACAGTGGTTCATTTTATGCTTATGATGGACAGGAAATTCCCTGGTAGTTATTTAATATGACATGGAATTAAAAAACAAAATCATAGTGCTTTTTACATAATAATGCACATCAATAAACAAACGTTACATTCGTTGTACTTTTACTGCTGTATATTTTATTAAGGGTGCCCTTCAAAATATAACTAAAGGAGCTTAATATGTTAAAGAAGGTAACGTTTGTTTTAGCGTTAACTGTTGCTTCAATTGTACATGCTGAGACTGATCCTGAACCCGCAGATGCTGGACTGCTCGATAAATTGATTGAAGCTATCAAAACTAATGTATGTGGTGCACGTTTAACCAGTGGAAGGTGTGATTTTAGACCAGGATAGCCATTAATTTATATCGTTAGAAATAATGATGTATTAGCTAATTGGGTGTTTATTAATTCTTTTAAAGCCAAAAAGAGTTGTAACTATATTTCGCCGGTTTTTCGCTTAACGGGGTAGGGTAGTTCAATTGTGATATCGGATGTAGGTTTGGCACAGCAGGCAAGAATGCGCCCTTTGGGAGTAAACGCAATCGGTTCTTCAGTATATTTAATGTTGCCATTAATTAGTTCTACCTGGCAGGCTCCGCAATAACCTTGACGGCATTGATATTCCGTTACCAGTTGTTGAGCTTCCATTGCTTCCAGCAGGGTATGCTCTTCACGAGGAATAAAACTAAAGCCGTCTATTATTTTAATGATATTTGCCATATTTATCCTTCGCGAATGACCTTTAGGCATTGTTATCTTCGTTCTTGACCACCATGGAAGGTGGAAACTCAGTTAAAGCATGGAGCGTTTAACTGTCACCCCAGTCACTTAGTTTGACCTAAGCTCCTGGGGGCAAGTCTGCTACTGGAACTCGCCTTGCCTAAAAGCCCTTCGCATTGGCTATATTTTATTGCAAGGCTTGTGCAGTGTTTGAATCTTGCACTAGCAATAGATTACAAATCGAAATCGGTAAACTCTGAGGTATCTACCTGGCTATCGATAGCACCTACCAAATAAGAACTGATTTCTGCCTCTTGGGGAGCTACCTGTACATTGTCACTTACCAGCCAGGCGTTCATCCAAGGTAATGGGTTGTTTTTGGTTTCAAAGGGAGCAGTAAAGCCAATCGCTAGCATTCGTTGGTTGGTAATATATTCAACGTATTGTGCCAGGATATCTTTGTTTAACCCGATCATTGAGCCATCTTTAAACAAGTATTCTGCCCACTCTTTTTCTTGCTCTGCCGCTTCAATAAAAATGCGATGTGCTTCTTCACGACACTCTTTGGCTACTTCAGCCATTTCTGGGTCATCCTCACCACTAGCCATCAGTTGCAGCATATGTTGAGTACCCGTCAAGTGCAGGGCTTCATCACGGGCGATCAGTTTGATGATTTTGGCATTGCCTTCCATAGTTGCACGTTCTGCAAAGGCAAAACTACAGGCAAAGCTGACATAAAAGCGGATGGCTTCTAATACATTAACTGATACCAGGGTTAAATACAGCTTACGTTTTAGGTCACGCAGGCTGATGGTAATGGTTTCATTGCCTATTTTGTGGGTGCCAGTGCCGAGGGTATGATATAAATTGATACCTTCAATGAGCTCGTCGTAATACTGAGTTATTGCAATTGCCCGTTTTTGAATAGCCTGGTTGGTGACAATATCATCAAATACCTCACTGGGCTGGCTCATGATATTACGAATAATATGGGTATAGCTGCGGCTATGAATCGTTTCACTAAAGGCCCAGGTTTCGATCCAGGTTTCTAACTCCGGTAATGAAACAATAGGCAGCAAAGCCACGTTAGGCGAGCGCCCTTGAATAGAGTCCAATAGGGTTTGGTATTTCAGGTTGCTAATAAAAATGTGCTTTTCATGCTCTGGTAAGTCAGTAAAGTCGCGTCTATCGGTAGATAGGTCGATCTCTTCTGGGCGCCAGAAGAAAGACAGTTGTTTCTCGATCAGCTTTTCAAATATTGGATATTTTTGAATATCATAACGAGCAATATTGACAAGCTGACCAAAAAACATTGGCTGGCTTGTGGCAGAAAAGTGTTCACGGTTGAATGTGGTGTAGCTCATGGTCGCAATATCGGCTCAGATTGGTGTTCAGGCTAATAATTGGCCCTGCTGCCAGGGCCTCTAGCATTTGTGTGCTAGATTTTGCATGCGCCTCCCGCGCAACCGTCATCCAAATCATTTTGGGTATCTTCAGCACCATCACGGGTATTGTGATAATAAAGTGTTTTGACGCCCAGCTTATAAGCACTGAGTAAGTCTTGAATCATTAACTTCATTGGCACTTTGCCATCAGCAAATTTACTGGGATCATAATTAGTATTGGCTGAAATAGTTTGATCAACAAACTTTTGCATAATTCCAACCAGCTGTAAGTAACCTTGATTAGATGGAATTTGCCAGAGTAACTCGTATTTTTCCTTGAGTTGTTCAAACTCTGGTACGACTTGCTTTAGGATGCCATCTTTACTGGCTTTGATGCTGATATAGCCGCGTGGTGGCTCAATGCCATTGGTTGCATTGCTAATTTGCGATGAAGTCTCTGATGGCATGAGGGCACTTAAGGTACTGTTACGTAAGCCGTATTGTTTAATATCGGTACGTAATGTTTCCCAGTCGTAATGGAGAGGCTCTTGGCATACCTCATCTAGGTCTTTTTTATAGGTATCGATGGGTAAAATACCTTCAGCATAGGTAGTTTCGTTAAACTTATTACAGGCGCCTTGTTCTTTAGCGAGATTATTAGAGGCTTTCAATAAGTAATATTGAATAGCTTCAAAAGTACGATGGGTTAGGTTGTTGGCCGAACCATCAGAATATCTGGCGCCATGTTTTGCCAAGTAATAAGCATAGTTAATAACCCCGACACCTAGTGTACGACGATTATCGCTGGAGTTTTGCGCTGCAGGAATAGGGTAGTGCTGATAGCTGAGCAAGCTGTCTAAAGCGCGCACAATCAAGTTTGCCAAATCTTCCAGCTCGTCTAGATCGGTGAGGGCACCTAAGTTAAATGCCGCAAGGGTACACAGAGCTATTTCGCCATTGGGATCATCAAAGCGGTTAAGTGGCTTAGTGGGCAAAGCAATTTCAAGACACAAGTTGCTTTGTTTAATGGGAGCAACATCCGCTTTAAATGGACTATGGGTATTACAGTGATCAACATTCTGTAAATAAACCCGACCAGTACTGGCACGCTCTTGTAAAAATAAACTGAACAGTTCAACGGCTTTGACTTGTTTTTTCCTGATGGCTGGATCTTGCTCATGCTGCAAATACAGTGCTTCGAATTTTTCCTGGTCGGCAAAAAAGGCATCATACAAGCCAGGTACATCAGAAGGGCTAAACAGGGTGATGTGCTCACCTTTAATTAAGCGTTGATACATCAATTTATTAAATTGAATCCCATAATCAAGGTGGCGAACCCGGTTTTCTTCAACACCGCGGTTATTTTTTAACACCAGCAGTGACTCAACTTCTAAGTGCCAGATAGGGTAAAACAAAGTGGCTGCACCACCGCGAACTCCCCCTTGAGAACAGCTTTTAACTGCTGTTTGGAAGTGCTTGTAAAAAGGAATACAACCTGTGTGGAAGGCTTCGCCATTACGAATAGGGCTGCCTAAGGCACGAATTCGACCAGCGCCAATGCCAATCCCTGCACGTTGACTGACATACTTAACAATGGCACTTGAGGTGGCATTAATAGAGTCTAAGGAGTCATCACACTCAATTAACACACAAGAGCTGAACTGACGGGTAGGTGTTCTAACCCCTGCCATAATAGGGGTTGGCAGTGATAGTTTAAATTGTGAAACGGCATCATAAAACCGTTGAATATAATTTAATCGTTGCTCTTTAGGATATTTTGCAAACAAACAGGCAGCAATTAAAACATACAAAAACTGTGGGCTTTCATAATATTCACCCGTTACTCGGTTTTGTACCAAGTATTTACCTTCCAATTGTTTAACGGCAGCATAGCAAAAGTTCATGTCTCGCTGGTGGTCGATAAAGCGATCCATTTCGGTAAATTCAGCTTCTGTATAATCTTCCAGCAAGTGGCGGTCATATTTACCCAGCTCAATTAAACGACACACGTGGTTATACAGCGCAGGTGGTTCAAATTGGCCATAGGCTTTTTTACGCAAATGATAAATAGCCAGACGTGCAGCTAGATACTGATAATCAGGGGTATCAGTTGAAATTAAGTCTGCAGCCGACTTAATGATGGTTTCATGGATATCGGCGGTTTTGATACCATCGAAAAACTGAATATGCGACTTTAGCTCTACCTGAGAAACAGAGACATTATTAAGGCCTTCTGCTGCCCATGTAATCACCCGGTGGATTTTTTCCAGATCGATAGGTTCGGTTCGCCCATCGCGCTTAGTAACCATCAGGTTTTTATTCATGTAGTGGATACCTACCAAATGTTAAGTAAAAAATCGAACCAACCCACCCACACCGATAGATGTCAGTAAAGGTTGTTTTTTGCACAAGAGCTATTTGAGCTTTCAGTGAGACATCTTAAGACGATGTTAACTGCCTCATTGGATAACTGCAGATACCAGCCCTTGGAAAAAAATCCGCTATGCACTTGAAATTCGTCATTCATGATGCTAGGGCTCGCCTAAATAAGCAGTACTATATGTAGTATAGAACGTTTTGGGCGGTACAAGATAATGCGGTTTCCATTTTATTGCAAGTAGTAATTCTCTATGAAAAACGTTGAAAAAATTTGACAAAACAATTGGTTAGCAAACACTAACGATAAGTCGTTTTTACTCAGTTAGTTAGCTGCTTTGCAAGAAAAAATTAGCAATAATTATGGTTAAAAAAAGTACAGCTCTGGTCGTTTTTGTGATTGCTTTTTGCTCAATTTAAAACGAATTCTTTATAGCTTGTTTAATAAGGTTATTTAAAGCAGGCCTATTTAAGCACAGTCACTAGATGTCTAAATTATGAATAGCTAACATTAGAGTGTTGGGTAGCTGCCCTGATACATCGCAGGGCTGGTATGGCCAAGGTTATATTGTCTATTCTGTTACATGATTGGTACAGTAGCACTGGCAGGCTAATAAATGATGAGTGTGGTTTACTACAGTTGGTATAAACTATAAGCCACCTTATCAACCAGCTCAATATAGCACTAGATGTAGTACTGGCGTCTCTGGTCTCTAGTTGCTCTTTTGAGTAGCAGCTTTTCTTGAAGCTATTCATGATTCATGAATAGTAGCTGCTTTAACTGGTTAATGTTTAACCTGGCTAAAGCAGTACAAACCAACAAGTAGTATAAACAACAAGTAGTACCAACTGAGAAGAGTAGTGTAGTGGAACGTTCAGATAACGATCGAATTCTTATTGTAGAGGATGACGAACGACTAGCCGCTTTAACCAAAGACTATCTTGAAAGCAATGGTTTAAAAGTCAGCATTGAAGCGGATGGTGGCAAA
It contains:
- a CDS encoding SDR family oxidoreductase produces the protein MENHHTVLITGANRGLGLEAVKQYASAGWQVIATCRTPKTATELGQLAQENPSVSVYQLDINDLESITLLAKQLDQQAIDLLWCNAGVYGPKGIGLGEITADTWMDTLKTNTVAPLLLVQQFLPHIRRSQLKTIALMTSKMGSMEDNTSGGSYIYRSSKAGLNAVGKSLAEDLRSESIKVALLHPGWVKTDMGGPSALIDVTTSISGLRQVIKSLTLENSGSFYAYDGQEIPW
- a CDS encoding substrate-binding periplasmic protein; translation: MKIFLAFFTLSAWILINSVSASARPLNIVGESFPPYEFEYEGRIVGIDIDIIKYIFDKFGVEYTVRLMPWKRAWHEVENARVDAILGASRKKVREPFVYYPQEDMWKSSYIFFSRGKMSQPVEIDYDTPLKNLKTIGVVRGYSYHDSFWQKYPNRNDGTLNPLLEEATDVQQSFLKLANGRIDFFIIDKTVGHFVVNDLKLRHKVTYSTKILFEKGYTMPFVKRSDYPNIRALSVAFNAELSQMKASGLYDEIINKWMNCEKVIDCI
- the yfaE gene encoding class I ribonucleotide reductase maintenance protein YfaE; the encoded protein is MANIIKIIDGFSFIPREEHTLLEAMEAQQLVTEYQCRQGYCGACQVELINGNIKYTEEPIAFTPKGRILACCAKPTSDITIELPYPVKRKTGEI
- the nrdA gene encoding class 1a ribonucleoside-diphosphate reductase subunit alpha; the protein is MNKNLMVTKRDGRTEPIDLEKIHRVITWAAEGLNNVSVSQVELKSHIQFFDGIKTADIHETIIKSAADLISTDTPDYQYLAARLAIYHLRKKAYGQFEPPALYNHVCRLIELGKYDRHLLEDYTEAEFTEMDRFIDHQRDMNFCYAAVKQLEGKYLVQNRVTGEYYESPQFLYVLIAACLFAKYPKEQRLNYIQRFYDAVSQFKLSLPTPIMAGVRTPTRQFSSCVLIECDDSLDSINATSSAIVKYVSQRAGIGIGAGRIRALGSPIRNGEAFHTGCIPFYKHFQTAVKSCSQGGVRGGAATLFYPIWHLEVESLLVLKNNRGVEENRVRHLDYGIQFNKLMYQRLIKGEHITLFSPSDVPGLYDAFFADQEKFEALYLQHEQDPAIRKKQVKAVELFSLFLQERASTGRVYLQNVDHCNTHSPFKADVAPIKQSNLCLEIALPTKPLNRFDDPNGEIALCTLAAFNLGALTDLDELEDLANLIVRALDSLLSYQHYPIPAAQNSSDNRRTLGVGVINYAYYLAKHGARYSDGSANNLTHRTFEAIQYYLLKASNNLAKEQGACNKFNETTYAEGILPIDTYKKDLDEVCQEPLHYDWETLRTDIKQYGLRNSTLSALMPSETSSQISNATNGIEPPRGYISIKASKDGILKQVVPEFEQLKEKYELLWQIPSNQGYLQLVGIMQKFVDQTISANTNYDPSKFADGKVPMKLMIQDLLSAYKLGVKTLYYHNTRDGAEDTQNDLDDGCAGGACKI
- the nrdB gene encoding class Ia ribonucleoside-diphosphate reductase subunit beta, whose product is MSYTTFNREHFSATSQPMFFGQLVNIARYDIQKYPIFEKLIEKQLSFFWRPEEIDLSTDRRDFTDLPEHEKHIFISNLKYQTLLDSIQGRSPNVALLPIVSLPELETWIETWAFSETIHSRSYTHIIRNIMSQPSEVFDDIVTNQAIQKRAIAITQYYDELIEGINLYHTLGTGTHKIGNETITISLRDLKRKLYLTLVSVNVLEAIRFYVSFACSFAFAERATMEGNAKIIKLIARDEALHLTGTQHMLQLMASGEDDPEMAEVAKECREEAHRIFIEAAEQEKEWAEYLFKDGSMIGLNKDILAQYVEYITNQRMLAIGFTAPFETKNNPLPWMNAWLVSDNVQVAPQEAEISSYLVGAIDSQVDTSEFTDFDL